Proteins co-encoded in one Anaerolineales bacterium genomic window:
- the rpmC gene encoding 50S ribosomal protein L29 codes for MKAEDIRALSTEEIRSKLDDARQTCFKLRFQFATGQLSDHTRMRAARRDVARFETILRQRELAAQAEGSEA; via the coding sequence ATGAAAGCCGAAGATATTCGCGCCCTCTCGACGGAAGAAATCCGCTCCAAGCTCGACGATGCCCGCCAGACCTGTTTCAAGCTGCGCTTTCAGTTCGCAACCGGGCAGCTGAGCGATCATACCCGGATGCGCGCCGCCCGCAGGGACGTGGCTCGTTTCGAGACCATCCTGCGGCAGCGCGAGCTGGCGGCGCAGGCCGAGGGGAGTGAGGCATGA
- the rpsQ gene encoding 30S ribosomal protein S17 — MSNNRRRMSGVVTRAKMQKTVTVQVDRSYRHPLYGKVVHARKMFLAHDELGCRPGDLVQILESRPISARKRWVVETILRRASEEQLVAASVVEAGLPDLEPAEAAVATAEGDA; from the coding sequence ATGAGCAACAATCGACGCCGTATGTCGGGTGTGGTCACCCGGGCCAAGATGCAGAAGACAGTCACGGTGCAGGTTGACCGCAGCTATCGCCACCCGCTGTACGGCAAGGTGGTGCACGCCCGCAAGATGTTTCTGGCGCACGACGAGCTCGGCTGCCGGCCGGGGGATCTGGTGCAGATCCTCGAGAGCCGGCCGATCTCGGCCCGCAAGCGGTGGGTGGTCGAAACGATCCTGCGGCGCGCCAGCGAGGAGCAGTTGGTGGCCGCATCCGTGGTAGAGGCCGGCCTCCCCGACCTCGAGCCGGCCGAGGCGGCAGTTGCGACGGCGGAGGGGGATGCATGA
- the rplN gene encoding 50S ribosomal protein L14, with product MIQQESRIKVADNTGGRELLVIRILGGSRRHYGRVGDVVVATVKSAAPHGSVKKSEVVKAVVVRTAKEYRREDGSYIRFDDNAAVILDADTMNPKGTRIFGPVARELREKGFTKIVSLAPEVL from the coding sequence ATGATCCAGCAGGAATCCCGTATCAAGGTGGCCGACAACACCGGCGGGCGAGAACTCCTGGTGATTCGCATCTTGGGCGGCTCGCGCCGGCATTACGGCCGGGTGGGCGATGTTGTGGTGGCCACCGTTAAGTCCGCCGCACCGCATGGGTCGGTCAAGAAGAGCGAGGTCGTCAAAGCTGTGGTCGTGCGCACCGCCAAGGAGTATCGGCGCGAGGACGGCTCGTACATCCGCTTCGACGACAATGCGGCGGTGATCCTGGATGCGGATACCATGAACCCGAAGGGGACCCGCATCTTCGGCCCGGTCGCCCGCGAGCTGCGCGAGAAGGGGTTCACCAAGATCGTCTCGCTCGCGCCGGAAGTTCTGTAG
- the rplX gene encoding 50S ribosomal protein L24 — translation MNPKIRRGDTVEVITGAYRGVRGEVLRVLPKESRVVVKGINTRKKHQRQVQAAGRTVTPGIMTFEAPISLSKVLLVCPKCGKASRVGIDRESGKARRVCKKCQAVIDA, via the coding sequence GTGAATCCAAAGATACGGCGAGGGGATACAGTCGAGGTCATCACCGGCGCCTACCGCGGTGTGCGGGGCGAGGTGCTGCGGGTGCTGCCCAAGGAAAGCCGGGTGGTGGTCAAGGGCATCAATACCCGGAAGAAGCACCAACGGCAGGTGCAGGCAGCCGGAAGGACCGTCACCCCAGGGATCATGACGTTCGAGGCGCCGATCAGCCTCTCGAAGGTGCTCCTGGTGTGCCCGAAGTGCGGCAAGGCATCCCGGGTCGGCATCGACCGCGAAAGCGGCAAGGCCCGGCGGGTGTGCAAGAAATGCCAGGCCGTCATTGACGCCTGA
- the rplE gene encoding 50S ribosomal protein L5, with translation MAHHMKERHQQDVAPALTKEFGLDNPMQVPRIEKVVVNIGVGEALDNAKALDSAVADLTLITGQKPVVTKARRSIAAFKLREGRSIGVKVTLRGERMWSFLDRLINVALPRTRDFRGVSGDSFDGRGNYTLGIREQIIFPEIQYDKIDKVRGFEVTIVTSAPNDEQARRLLQLMGMPFARGV, from the coding sequence ATGGCTCATCACATGAAGGAGCGCCACCAGCAGGATGTGGCGCCGGCACTCACGAAGGAATTCGGCCTCGACAATCCGATGCAAGTCCCTCGGATCGAGAAGGTGGTGGTGAACATCGGCGTCGGGGAGGCGCTCGACAACGCCAAGGCGTTGGATTCGGCGGTGGCCGATCTGACGCTGATCACTGGCCAGAAACCGGTGGTGACCAAGGCCCGCCGCAGTATCGCCGCCTTCAAGTTGCGCGAGGGACGGTCCATCGGGGTCAAGGTAACTCTGCGCGGTGAGCGCATGTGGTCATTCCTGGACCGGTTGATCAATGTCGCCCTGCCGCGCACGCGTGACTTCCGAGGCGTGTCGGGCGACAGCTTCGATGGGCGCGGCAACTACACCCTGGGCATCCGGGAGCAGATCATCTTTCCGGAGATCCAGTACGACAAGATCGATAAGGTGCGCGGCTTCGAGGTGACAATCGTGACCAGCGCGCCCAATGACGAGCAGGCCCGGCGCCTGCTTCAGCTGATGGGAATGCCGTTCGCGAGGGGCGTGTAG
- a CDS encoding type Z 30S ribosomal protein S14 codes for MAKKCMSIRETRRKYPGRVRNRCRLCGRPRGYYRRFEMCRICLREQALEGKIPGLVKSSW; via the coding sequence ATGGCGAAGAAGTGCATGTCGATCCGAGAAACCCGGCGCAAGTATCCGGGCCGCGTCCGCAACCGCTGTCGATTGTGCGGTCGGCCGCGCGGCTACTACCGCCGGTTTGAAATGTGCCGCATTTGCCTGCGGGAGCAGGCCCTGGAGGGCAAGATTCCAGGCCTGGTCAAGTCATCCTGGTAG
- the rpsH gene encoding 30S ribosomal protein S8, translating into MVVTDPIADMLTRIRNGVMAGHKIVSIPDSKIKQAIAQILVDEGFVESFEQASAEQGIGRVLRLNLKYVGERRERHPVIAGLKRVSRPGRRVYVGKQKIPWVRSGLGVAILSTPKGVMTGLRARRMGLGGEVLCHVW; encoded by the coding sequence ATGGTAGTCACTGATCCAATTGCTGACATGCTGACGCGGATCCGGAACGGCGTGATGGCCGGTCATAAGATCGTCAGTATCCCGGACTCGAAGATCAAGCAGGCCATCGCCCAGATCCTGGTGGACGAGGGCTTTGTGGAATCCTTCGAGCAAGCCTCCGCCGAGCAGGGGATCGGCCGCGTCTTGCGGCTGAACCTCAAGTACGTGGGGGAGCGCCGGGAACGCCATCCCGTGATCGCCGGCCTCAAGCGTGTCAGCCGGCCGGGGAGGCGGGTATACGTGGGCAAGCAGAAGATCCCCTGGGTGCGGTCGGGCCTCGGCGTGGCGATCCTGTCCACGCCCAAGGGCGTGATGACCGGCCTGCGCGCCCGCCGGATGGGTCTCGGCGGCGAAGTCCTGTGCCATGTGTGGTGA
- the rplF gene encoding 50S ribosomal protein L6, whose translation MSRVGRAPISIPGGVQVDIDGQDVVVKGPKGELKKSFRPEMTLVLEGAILRVERPSDAPKVRALHGLTRALLNNMVLGVSQGFERTLQVEGVGYRAEMSGKDLVLNVGYSHPVKIAAPEGIFFQVEDRTRLIRVAGADKEQVGQVAADIRKVRPPEPYKGKGIRYSGEHVRRKSGKAGKVG comes from the coding sequence GTGTCGAGAGTAGGACGAGCCCCGATCAGCATCCCCGGCGGCGTTCAGGTGGACATCGACGGTCAGGATGTCGTGGTCAAGGGGCCGAAGGGTGAATTGAAGAAATCGTTCCGTCCCGAGATGACGCTGGTGCTAGAGGGCGCCATCCTGCGGGTGGAGCGCCCTTCCGATGCGCCGAAGGTCCGGGCGCTACACGGCCTGACGCGGGCCCTGCTGAACAACATGGTGCTCGGCGTCAGCCAGGGATTTGAGCGCACGCTGCAGGTCGAAGGCGTCGGCTACCGGGCGGAGATGAGCGGCAAGGACCTGGTCCTGAACGTCGGCTACTCGCATCCTGTGAAGATCGCCGCGCCAGAAGGGATCTTCTTCCAGGTGGAGGATCGGACGCGCCTCATCCGGGTGGCCGGGGCCGACAAGGAACAGGTGGGTCAGGTGGCGGCCGACATCCGGAAGGTGCGCCCGCCCGAGCCCTACAAGGGGAAGGGCATTCGCTACAGTGGCGAGCATGTCCGACGCAAGTCCGGGAAGGCGGGCAAGGTAGGCTAA
- the rplR gene encoding 50S ribosomal protein L18 codes for MANKSREQMRKRRHARVRKKVEGSSERPRLNVYRSLAGIFAQVIDDSLGVTLASASTLDAEIGGQAKGQKKTEQARLVGKAIAERARAKGISKVVFDRGGYRYQGRIQALADAAREAGLEF; via the coding sequence ATGGCCAACAAATCACGCGAGCAAATGCGCAAGCGGCGGCACGCCCGCGTCCGGAAGAAGGTCGAGGGCAGCAGCGAACGCCCGCGCTTGAACGTCTATCGCAGCCTGGCCGGCATTTTCGCTCAGGTGATCGACGACAGCCTGGGGGTCACCCTGGCATCGGCGTCGACGCTGGATGCCGAAATCGGGGGGCAGGCCAAGGGCCAGAAGAAGACCGAGCAGGCCCGGCTGGTAGGCAAGGCGATCGCCGAGCGCGCCCGGGCGAAAGGGATCAGCAAGGTTGTCTTCGATCGGGGCGGCTACCGCTATCAGGGCCGCATCCAGGCGCTCGCCGATGCGGCGAGGGAAGCCGGCCTCGAGTTCTAG